A single Drechmeria coniospora strain ARSEF 6962 chromosome 03, whole genome shotgun sequence DNA region contains:
- a CDS encoding Acyl CoA binding family protein, with protein MADSVDRVFVHALNTVKKIPKTGASRPPPSDRLRLYGLYKQAMEGDVDGVMEQPTHGVGLTSEELQRERDKWDAWNSQKGLARTEAKRRYVEALIETMHRYATTTDATELVTELEFVWNQIKHNSPSSSDSSPKAAGSAAGRRFLQPIDGSEGPMRMLTPMSEQGEAELESQRQMDLEDMADAEGGRTNRWQRKMERGITKLSAEVAALREQIVTGREWKSKKARSFPKWLGWVTWLILRHLAIDGVILAIILIWLRRRKDRRVEDLVRAALKIGREYVRMVLPSR; from the exons atggccgactcgGTTG ATCGTGTCTTCGTTCACGCTCTCAACACGGTCAAGAAGATACCCAAGACTGGTGcatcgcggccgccgccgtcggaccGCCTCCGTCTCTATGGCCTCTACAAACAGGCCATGGAGggtgacgtcgacggtgtcATGGAACAGCCGACACACGGTGTCGGACTGACATCGGAAGAGCTCCAGCGCGAACGGGACAAGTGGGATGCGTGGAACTCGCAAAAGGGACTTGCCCGCACCGAGGCGAAGCGGAGATACGTCGAGGCACTGATCGAAACGATGCATCGATACGCAACCACGAC GGATGCGACGGAACTCGTGACGGAACTCGAATTTGTTTGGAACCAAATCAAGCACAACTCCCCGAGctcgtccgactcgtcgCCCAAGGCAGCCGGTTCCGCAGCCGGTCGGCGCTTCCTCCAACCGATAGACGGAAGCGAGGGCCCGATGAGGATGCTCACGCCGATGAGCGAGcaaggcgaggccgagctcgagtccCAGAGGCAGATGGATCTCGAGGAcatggccgatgccgagggtgGTCGCACCAATCGATGGCAGCGAAAGATGGAACGGGGCATCACGAAGCTCTccgccgaggtggccgccCTTCGGGAGCAGATCGTGACGGGGAGAGAATGGAAGTCAAAGAAGGCGCGCAGCTTCCCCAAATGGCTCGGCTGGGTGACGTGGCTCATCCTTCGGcacctcgccatcgacggcgtcatcCTTGCCATCATCTTAATATGGCTGCGCAGGCGCAAGGACAGGAGGGTGGAAGATTTGGTGCGAGCGGCTCTGAAAATTGGCAGAGAATACGTCAGAATGGTGCTGCCGTCTCGATGA
- a CDS encoding putative NADH dehydrogenase 78K chain precursor: protein MLRQSLARSAWRTGRRAANASRAFVTTPQRQAEVELTIDGKKVSIEAGSALIQACEKAGVTIPRYCYHEKLMVAGNCRMCLVEVEKAPKPVASCAWPVQPGMVVKTNSPLTHKAREGVMEFLLANHPLDCPICDQGGECDLQEQSLRYGADRGRFHEIGGKRAVEDKNIGPLIKTSMNRCIHCTRCVRFANDIAGAPELGSTGRGNDLQIGTYLEKNLDTELSGNVIDLCPVGALTSKPYAFKARPWELKHTESIDVLDGLGSNIRVDSRGLEVMRILPRLNDDVNEEWINDKTRFACDGLKTQRLTMPLIRRDGKFEPADWEEALAEVARAWEQKKPQGNEFKIVAGALTEVESLVVAKDMANKLGSENLALDTHTGSQPIAHGVDVRSNYLFNSRIWGIEEADCILLVGTNPRHEAAVLNARIRKQWLRSDLEIGAVGETWDSTFELEHLGTDHAALKKALAGPFGKKLQAAKRPMIIVGSGVTDHADAKAFYETVGAFVEKNAASFMTETWDGYNVLQREASRAGSFEVGFVTPSTAVAETKPKFVWLLGADEFNAADIPKDAFVVYQGHHGDRGAEIADVVLPGAAYTEKAGTYINTEGRVQMTRAATSLPGAARTDWKILRAASEFLGAPLAYDDVAAVRDRMVEISPVLAAYDVVEPVALRKLSKVQLVDQNKGSKASGSPLRKVVENFYFTDVISRSSPTMARCSAAKAAGDPRTNFMAPGMEEDRPMGQVAYGA, encoded by the exons ATGCTCCGACAGTCTCTGGCCCGTTCGGCTTGGCGGACCGGCAGGCGGGCGGCCAATGCCTCACGGGCCTTTGTGACGACTCCCCAGCGGCAGGCGGAGGTCGAGTTGACAATTG ATGGAAAAAAGGTGTCAATTGAAG CTGGCTCGGCCCTCATCCAGGCTTGCGAAAAGGCGGGAGTCACGATCCCTAG ATACTGCTACCATGA GAAACTGATGGTTGCCGGAAATTGCCGTATgtgcctcgtcgaggtcgaaaaGGCGCCAAAGCCTGTGGCCTCTTGCGCTTGGCCGGTGCAGCCCGGCATGGTGGTGAAGACGAACTCGCCGCTCACGCACAAGGCCCGCGAGGGCGTCATGGAGTTTTTGCTGGCAAACCACCCCCTCGACTGCCCCATCTGCGACCAGGGCGGTGAATGTGACCTCCAGGAGCAGTCCTTGCGATACGGTGCTGACCGAGGCCGATTCCATGAGATCGGTGGCAAGCGGGCTGTCGAGGACAAGAATATTGGTCCGCTCATCAAGACGTCGATGAACCGATGCATCCACTGCACGCGATGCGTGCGCTTCGCCAACGacatcgccggcgcccccGAGCTGGGCTCTACCGGCCGCGGCAACGACTTGCAAATCGGCACCTACCTCGAGAAGAACTTGGACACGGAGCTCTCGGGCAACGTCATCGATCTCTGCCCCGTCGGAGCCCTTACGTCGAAGCCGTATGCCTTCAAGGCTCGTCCGTGGGAGCTGAAGCACACAGAGTCGATTGACGTCCTGGATGGGTTGGGTTCCAACATCCGCGTCGATTCccgcggcctcgaggtcatGCGCATTCTCCCTCGCCTCAACGACGATGTCAACGAGGAGTGGATCAACGACAAGACCCGTTTCGCTTGCGACGGCCTCAAGACACAGCGCCTGACGATGCCCTTAATCCGGCGCGATGGAAAGTTTGAGCCTGCTGACTGGGAGGAGGCCCTGGCCGAGGTTGCTCGGGCCTGGGAGCAGAAGAAGCCCCAGGGCAACGAATTTAAGATCGTCGCTGGTGCTCTGACCGAGGTGGAGTCTCTCGTCGTTGCCAAGGACATGGCCAACAAGCTTGGCTCCGAAAACCTCGCTCTGGACACGCATACCGGAAGCCAACCGATCGCTCACGGCGTCGATGTCCGCTCAAACTACCTGTTCAACTCGAGAATCTGGGGCATCGAAGAGGCCGACTGCATTCTGCTCGTGGGAACGAACCCTCGGCACGAGGCTGCCGTTCTGAACGCACGTATCAGGAAACAGTGGCTCCGATCCGATCTCGAGATTGGGGCTGTTGGCGAGACGTGGGATTCAACCTTTGAGCTCGAGCACCTCGGAACCGACCACGCAGCCCTCAAGAAGGCACTGGCTGGCCCCTTTGGCAAGAAGCTTCAGGCCGCGAAGCGACCGATGATCATTGTCGGCTCTGGTGTCACTGATCACGCTGACGCCAAGGCATTCTACGAGACTGTCGGTGCGTTTGTTGAGAAGAACGCCGCCAGCTTCATGACGGAGACGTGGGACGGCTACAACGTTCTCCAGAGGGAAGCGTCGCGAGCTGGATCCTTCGAGGTCGGGTTCGTCACGCCCTCgaccgccgttgccgagaCGAAGCCGAAGTTTGTCTGGCTGCTGGGCGCGGACGAGTTCAACGCGGCGGACATTCCCAAGGACGCATTTGTCGTCTACCAGGGCCACCACGGCGACCGGGGCGCCGAGATCGCCGACGTTGTCCTGCCCGGCGCTGCCTACACGGAGAAGGCGGGCACGTACATCAACACGGAGGGACGGGTCCAGATGACGCGCGCCGCCACGTCGCTTCCGGGGGCCGCGCGAACCGATTGGAAGATTCTGCGTGCCGCGAGCGAGTTCCTGGGCGCCCCCCTGGCGtatgacgacgtcgccgctgTCCGAGACCGCATGGTGGAAATTAGCCCTGTGCTGGCCGCCTACGATGTTGTCGAACCGGTTGCTCTGCGTAAGCTGAGCAAGGTCCAGCTTGTGGACCAGAACAAGGGATCAAAGGCCAGCGGGTCGCCACTGAGAAAGGTGGTCGAGAACTTTTATTTCACAGACGTCATCTCGAGAAG CTCGCCAACGATGGCCCGTTGCTCAGCTGCTAAGGCTGCCGGAGACCCGAGGACGAACTTTATGGCTCCCGGCATGGAGGAGGATAGGCCGATGGGCCAAGTTGCGTACGGTGCATGA